From a region of the Georgenia yuyongxinii genome:
- a CDS encoding YraN family protein, producing MRAKDAVGAYGERVAARKLREVGLELLDRNWRCQLGEIDLVALDRSTDEVVFVEVKTRRGSAFGHPAEAVDRLKLARLRRLAGRWLSEHEVRAGGMRMDVVAVRPQPSGPAQVEHLVGVG from the coding sequence ATGCGAGCCAAGGACGCCGTCGGGGCCTACGGGGAGCGGGTCGCGGCGCGGAAGCTGCGCGAGGTGGGCCTGGAGCTGCTCGACCGCAACTGGCGCTGCCAGCTGGGCGAGATCGACCTGGTCGCCCTGGACCGGAGCACCGACGAGGTCGTGTTCGTCGAGGTCAAGACCCGGCGGGGCAGCGCTTTCGGGCACCCCGCCGAGGCCGTCGACCGGCTGAAGCTCGCGCGCCTGCGTCGGTTGGCCGGGCGCTGGCTCAGCGAGCACGAGGTTCGCGCGGGCGGGATGCGGATGGATGTGGTCGCCGTGCGTCCCCAGCCGAGCGGGCCCGCTCAGGTCGAGCATCTCGTGGGGGTGGGCTGA
- a CDS encoding YifB family Mg chelatase-like AAA ATPase gives MRLGRTWTVALVGLTGHLVEVEAHRSPGLPAFTVVGLPDASVNEARERVRSAVTASGLAWQSARRTVNLSPASLPKSGAGLDLALAVAVLVADDLPAADVAARTVHLGELALDGRVRPVRGVLPAVAAAVAAGRSDVVVPAANATEAALVPGARVRGVLHLAEVVRLYGGVAHVPDVAAMTTTRPGSPATPRPETGEDLGEVVGQDEARFAVEVAAAGGHHLLLMGAPGSGKTMLAARMPGLLPDLDDEDAVEVTAVHSVAGTFDPVGGLLRRPPFEDPHHTATPAAVIGGGSGLPRPGAASRAHRGVLFLDEAPEFSPRVLQTLRQPLEHGELVLHRAAGTARYPARFQLVLAANPCPCGMAVGKGLRCTCTAVERRRYLGRLSGPLLDRIDMQVDVEPVTRAMLALAAAPETTQVVGGRVAAARARQSTRLAGTPWRTNGEVPGAWLRGADSHLPDGVRRTLERALDRGSLSMRGVDRVLRVAWTLADLEGRTRPSEADVGTAIGLRTRGGTGA, from the coding sequence GTGCGGCTCGGCCGGACCTGGACGGTCGCGCTGGTGGGCCTGACCGGGCACCTGGTGGAGGTCGAGGCGCACCGCAGCCCGGGGCTGCCCGCGTTCACCGTCGTCGGGCTGCCGGACGCGTCTGTCAACGAGGCCCGCGAGCGGGTCCGGTCCGCGGTGACGGCCTCCGGGCTGGCGTGGCAGTCGGCGCGGCGCACCGTCAACCTCTCACCCGCCTCCCTGCCCAAGTCCGGCGCGGGGCTCGACCTCGCCCTCGCCGTTGCCGTGCTGGTCGCGGACGACCTGCCCGCCGCCGACGTCGCGGCGCGCACGGTGCACCTCGGCGAGCTCGCGCTCGACGGGCGGGTCCGGCCGGTGCGGGGCGTGCTGCCCGCGGTCGCGGCAGCGGTGGCGGCCGGTCGCAGCGACGTGGTGGTGCCTGCCGCGAACGCCACCGAGGCCGCGCTCGTGCCCGGCGCGCGCGTGCGGGGCGTGCTCCATCTCGCCGAGGTGGTCCGCCTGTACGGCGGCGTCGCGCACGTGCCCGACGTCGCCGCGATGACGACGACCCGGCCGGGCTCACCGGCCACCCCCCGCCCCGAGACGGGGGAGGACCTCGGCGAGGTGGTCGGCCAGGACGAGGCACGCTTCGCCGTCGAGGTCGCGGCGGCGGGCGGGCACCACCTGCTGCTCATGGGGGCGCCCGGCTCGGGAAAGACGATGCTCGCCGCCCGCATGCCCGGGCTGCTGCCCGACCTCGACGACGAGGACGCCGTCGAGGTGACGGCGGTCCACTCCGTCGCGGGAACGTTCGACCCCGTCGGCGGGCTGCTGCGCCGGCCCCCGTTCGAGGACCCGCACCACACCGCCACCCCTGCGGCAGTCATCGGCGGCGGCTCGGGCCTGCCGCGCCCCGGGGCGGCGAGCCGGGCGCACCGCGGGGTGCTGTTCCTCGACGAGGCGCCCGAGTTCTCTCCGCGGGTGCTCCAGACGCTGCGACAGCCCCTCGAGCACGGCGAGCTTGTGCTGCACCGGGCCGCGGGCACGGCCCGGTACCCCGCACGGTTCCAGCTCGTCCTTGCCGCCAACCCATGCCCGTGCGGGATGGCGGTGGGCAAGGGACTGCGGTGCACGTGCACGGCGGTCGAGCGGCGCCGTTACCTCGGGCGGCTGAGCGGGCCGCTCCTGGACCGGATCGACATGCAGGTCGACGTCGAACCGGTCACCCGCGCGATGCTCGCCCTGGCCGCCGCACCCGAGACCACGCAGGTGGTTGGCGGCAGGGTCGCGGCCGCCCGTGCCCGCCAGTCCACGCGGCTCGCCGGGACGCCTTGGCGCACGAACGGTGAGGTCCCCGGGGCCTGGCTGCGCGGCGCGGACAGCCACCTGCCCGACGGCGTGCGCCGCACCCTTGAGCGTGCCCTGGACCGTGGCTCGCTGAGCATGCGTGGCGTGGACCGTGTGCTGCGCGTGGCGTGGACGCTCGCCGACCTCGAGGGGCGGACCCGGCCGAGCGAGGCGGATGTCGGCACCGCGATCGGCCTGCGCACCCGAGGTGGTACCGGTGCGTGA
- the rplS gene encoding 50S ribosomal protein L19: protein MQTLDIVDVASLRDDIPAFRAGDTVKVNVKVVEGNRSRIQVFQGIVIARSGSGVRETFKVRKVSFGVGVERTFPVHSPSIDSVEVLTRGDVRRAKLYFLRELRGKKAKIKEKRDTVAR, encoded by the coding sequence ATGCAGACTCTGGACATCGTCGACGTCGCCTCGCTGCGCGACGACATCCCCGCCTTCCGTGCGGGCGACACCGTCAAGGTCAACGTCAAGGTCGTCGAGGGCAACCGCTCCCGCATCCAGGTCTTCCAGGGCATCGTGATCGCCCGCTCCGGCTCCGGCGTCCGCGAGACCTTCAAGGTCCGCAAGGTCAGCTTCGGCGTGGGCGTCGAGCGCACGTTCCCCGTGCACTCCCCGTCGATCGACTCCGTCGAGGTCCTGACCCGCGGTGACGTGCGCCGCGCGAAGCTGTACTTCCTGCGCGAGCTGCGCGGCAAGAAGGCCAAGATCAAGGAGAAGCGCGACACCGTCGCCCGCTGA
- a CDS encoding ribonuclease HII codes for MTSPARIRTTGEGTATARTTAERTATARKTTARGRTRPSRSLENSLLGGLGPGALVAGMDEVGRGALAGPVTVGVAVVTEQTSRRMPPGLADSKLLTPQARQDLVSPVRGWCTGWAVGHASPDEIDELGIIAALRLAGRRALADLAAAGLSPGVIILDGVHDWLSEPAQGELFAPEPPPVHIPGTDLEPVVPPVRTQVKADMTSAVVAAASVLAKVERDAIMVKLDPEHPEYGWAANKGYSSAEHIAALREHGACALHRRSWHLPGIGDDVGTGDDADVEVTVHASGEVGFGSAEAGLDPDGGGVGSDDHDPRTQDAADLFGAYDHDPYAGSVEEVVTALEPAGVVGRPRGQGMMVP; via the coding sequence ATGACGAGCCCAGCACGAATCCGCACGACGGGGGAGGGCACCGCGACCGCCCGCACGACGGCGGAGCGCACCGCGACCGCCCGCAAGACCACCGCAAGGGGCCGGACCCGGCCCTCGCGGAGCCTCGAGAACTCGCTGCTGGGCGGGCTCGGCCCCGGCGCGCTGGTGGCCGGGATGGACGAGGTGGGGCGCGGTGCGCTGGCCGGGCCCGTCACGGTGGGCGTCGCCGTCGTCACGGAGCAGACCTCCCGCCGGATGCCGCCCGGGCTGGCCGACTCCAAGCTCCTCACGCCCCAGGCGCGCCAGGATCTCGTCTCGCCCGTACGTGGCTGGTGCACCGGCTGGGCCGTCGGGCACGCCAGCCCGGACGAGATCGACGAGCTCGGCATCATCGCGGCCCTGCGCCTGGCCGGGCGACGCGCGCTCGCCGACCTCGCCGCCGCCGGGCTGTCGCCGGGCGTGATCATTCTCGACGGCGTCCACGACTGGCTGAGCGAGCCGGCCCAAGGTGAGCTGTTTGCGCCGGAGCCGCCGCCGGTGCACATCCCCGGCACGGACCTCGAGCCGGTGGTCCCGCCGGTGCGCACGCAGGTGAAGGCCGACATGACCAGCGCCGTGGTCGCGGCCGCAAGCGTGCTGGCGAAGGTCGAGCGCGACGCGATCATGGTCAAGCTGGACCCGGAGCACCCCGAGTACGGCTGGGCCGCCAACAAGGGGTACAGCTCCGCAGAGCACATCGCCGCCCTGCGCGAGCACGGCGCCTGCGCGCTGCACCGCCGTTCGTGGCACCTGCCGGGCATCGGCGACGACGTCGGCACCGGCGACGACGCGGACGTCGAGGTGACGGTGCACGCCTCGGGCGAGGTCGGCTTCGGGTCCGCGGAGGCGGGGCTCGACCCTGACGGCGGTGGGGTGGGTTCGGACGACCATGACCCCCGCACACAGGACGCGGCCGACCTGTTCGGCGCGTACGACCACGACCCGTACGCCGGGTCTGTCGAGGAGGTCGTCACAGCTCTCGAGCCGGCCGGCGTGGTCGGCCGTCCCCGCGGGCAGGGGATGATGGTCCCGTGA
- a CDS encoding dihydrofolate reductase family protein, with protein sequence MRRIYAFLLTSLDGYYADPDGGLEWFRTDDELERYSRGQADAIDTIVMGRRTFEMMASYWPTEEASREDPVVVGFMNDLPKIVASRTLSAHPWGPTTFVADDVAGHLAAVKRLPGKDIAIFGSSTLVGTLLPTGVVDELRVVVNPVVLGAGRSVFAGAADPVGLRRSDVRQLGNGNVLLTYRPDA encoded by the coding sequence ATGCGCCGGATCTACGCCTTTCTGCTCACGAGTCTCGATGGTTACTACGCCGACCCAGACGGCGGGCTCGAGTGGTTCCGCACCGACGACGAGCTCGAGCGGTACTCCCGGGGACAGGCGGACGCCATCGACACGATCGTCATGGGCCGCCGCACCTTCGAGATGATGGCCAGCTACTGGCCCACCGAGGAGGCCTCCCGGGAGGACCCCGTGGTCGTCGGCTTCATGAACGACCTACCCAAGATCGTCGCCTCCCGCACTCTCTCCGCCCACCCCTGGGGGCCGACGACCTTCGTGGCCGACGACGTCGCGGGGCATCTCGCGGCAGTCAAGCGCCTGCCCGGCAAGGACATCGCCATCTTCGGCAGCTCCACACTCGTCGGCACCTTGCTCCCCACCGGTGTGGTCGACGAGCTGCGCGTCGTTGTCAACCCGGTCGTGCTCGGCGCGGGCCGATCGGTCTTCGCCGGCGCAGCGGACCCCGTGGGCCTTCGCCGCTCGGACGTGCGTCAGTTGGGCAACGGCAACGTGCTGCTGACCTACCGCCCAGACGCTTGA
- a CDS encoding tyrosine recombinase XerC, whose amino-acid sequence MGLTDAGEREAAREELVEAFARFLALQRGHSPHTVRAYLTDVGQLLDHLAQGAPAGDGPLAGLDLATLRAWLAEQRGRGMSRATLARRTAAVRTFCGWAFRAGHLEQDVGARLRSPRPDRHLPTVLAVDDTAHLLTAAEERAADDDPVHLRDWAALEMLYATGVRISELVGIDVPDVDARERTVRVIGKGDKQRVVPFGVPALRALTAWLDRGRPALAGPTSAQALFLGARGGRVDPRTLRGALHRLTAAAGVRDLAPHGLRHTAATHLLAGGSDLRTVQEVLGHTSLATTQRYTHITPERLLAAYSQAHPRA is encoded by the coding sequence ATGGGTCTGACGGACGCCGGCGAGCGGGAAGCCGCCCGGGAGGAGCTTGTCGAGGCCTTCGCCCGGTTCCTTGCCCTGCAACGCGGTCACAGCCCGCACACGGTGCGCGCCTATCTCACCGACGTCGGTCAGCTGCTCGACCACCTCGCGCAGGGCGCGCCTGCTGGCGACGGCCCGTTGGCCGGACTGGACCTGGCTACCTTGCGCGCGTGGCTGGCCGAGCAGCGTGGGCGCGGCATGTCGCGGGCCACCCTGGCGCGCCGCACCGCCGCGGTGCGCACCTTCTGCGGATGGGCGTTCCGCGCCGGCCATCTCGAGCAGGACGTCGGCGCCCGGCTGCGCAGCCCGCGCCCCGACCGGCACCTGCCCACCGTGCTCGCCGTCGACGACACCGCGCACCTCCTGACGGCCGCGGAGGAGCGCGCCGCGGACGACGACCCCGTGCACCTGCGCGACTGGGCAGCCCTGGAGATGCTCTATGCCACCGGGGTACGCATCAGTGAGCTCGTGGGCATCGACGTGCCCGACGTCGACGCCCGCGAGCGGACCGTGCGCGTCATCGGCAAGGGCGACAAGCAGCGCGTCGTGCCCTTCGGTGTACCCGCCCTGCGGGCACTCACCGCGTGGCTTGACCGGGGCCGTCCGGCCCTCGCCGGGCCGACGTCGGCGCAGGCGTTGTTCCTCGGCGCGCGCGGGGGCCGGGTGGACCCGCGCACGCTGCGCGGTGCCCTCCACCGGCTGACCGCGGCAGCGGGCGTGCGGGACCTGGCCCCGCACGGCCTGCGCCATACCGCTGCCACGCACCTGCTCGCCGGTGGATCGGACCTGCGCACCGTCCAGGAGGTCCTCGGCCACACCTCCCTCGCCACCACGCAGCGTTACACGCACATCACCCCCGAACGGCTCCTCGCCGCGTACAGTCAGGCCCACCCGCGGGCCTGA
- the dprA gene encoding DNA-processing protein DprA, with amino-acid sequence MRDLPFDIDDPRLAAAAWSRLLEPGDKVTAALVSRLGAVEALQWLVSVGRRGVDAEAGPSAQAAARLVPRLEHLDIRLELDVLAGLGGHLVLPGDQGWPAQLDDLGEERPFALWVRGRLPGEVPMAQPGSARADTPAVAVVGARAATAYGQRVAAELAVGLTEAGVAVVSGGAYGIDAAAHRGTLTSGGYTVAILAGGVDRLYPAGNAALLEAIAADGALLAEVPPGCAPSRSRFLARNRLIAALAGATVVVEAAWRSGALNTASHAAGLSRPVGAVPGPVTSMASAGCHRLMREQGAVCVTDAGEVLELVMPLGAVAPQSPPVQPSLLDDLDPGAARVLDALPARGSAVVPSIARAAGLSPAEVRSALGHLELGGQVERDGGAWRRARVERGERGRDRGTRRGSP; translated from the coding sequence GTGCGTGACCTGCCGTTCGACATCGACGACCCCCGGCTCGCCGCGGCCGCGTGGAGCCGGTTGCTCGAGCCCGGCGACAAGGTGACCGCCGCGCTCGTCTCCCGGCTCGGCGCCGTGGAGGCGCTCCAGTGGCTGGTGAGCGTCGGCCGTCGCGGGGTCGACGCCGAGGCCGGGCCGTCGGCTCAGGCGGCCGCGCGGCTGGTGCCACGCCTGGAGCATCTGGACATTCGTCTTGAGCTCGACGTGCTCGCCGGGCTGGGCGGTCATCTGGTGCTCCCCGGCGACCAGGGGTGGCCCGCCCAGCTCGACGACCTGGGCGAGGAGCGCCCCTTCGCGCTGTGGGTGCGCGGGCGGCTGCCTGGCGAGGTACCGATGGCGCAGCCGGGATCGGCCCGCGCCGACACGCCCGCCGTCGCCGTCGTCGGGGCCCGGGCCGCCACGGCATACGGGCAACGGGTGGCCGCCGAGCTGGCGGTGGGCCTCACGGAGGCCGGGGTCGCCGTGGTCTCCGGCGGTGCCTACGGCATCGACGCCGCGGCGCACCGCGGCACGCTGACCTCGGGCGGGTACACCGTGGCGATCCTTGCCGGCGGTGTTGACCGCCTCTACCCCGCGGGCAACGCCGCCCTGCTGGAGGCGATCGCGGCCGACGGCGCCCTGCTCGCCGAGGTACCGCCGGGTTGCGCTCCCAGCCGCTCGCGGTTCCTCGCCCGCAACCGGCTCATCGCGGCCCTGGCCGGCGCCACCGTGGTGGTCGAGGCCGCATGGCGCTCGGGGGCGCTGAACACCGCGTCGCACGCCGCCGGCCTGTCCCGCCCGGTCGGCGCGGTCCCCGGACCGGTGACCTCCATGGCCTCGGCCGGTTGCCACCGGCTGATGCGTGAGCAGGGCGCCGTCTGCGTCACGGACGCCGGCGAGGTGCTCGAGCTCGTCATGCCGCTCGGAGCGGTGGCACCGCAGTCGCCACCGGTCCAGCCCAGCCTGCTCGACGATCTTGACCCCGGCGCCGCCCGGGTGCTCGACGCGCTGCCGGCACGTGGCTCGGCCGTCGTGCCGAGCATCGCGCGGGCCGCGGGCCTGTCCCCGGCGGAGGTCCGCTCGGCCCTCGGGCACCTCGAGCTCGGCGGACAGGTGGAGCGCGACGGCGGCGCGTGGCGGCGTGCCCGCGTTGAGCGTGGTGAGCGCGGACGCGACCGCGGTACCAGGCGTGGTTCACCGTGA
- a CDS encoding DUF2469 domain-containing protein encodes MSAEDLENYETELELDLYREYRDVVGLFSYVVETERRFYLANNVDVQVRSTGGEVFFELTLSDAWVWDVYRSARFVKSVRVVTFKDVNIEELAKRELELP; translated from the coding sequence GTGAGCGCAGAGGACCTGGAGAACTACGAGACCGAGCTCGAGCTGGACCTGTATCGCGAGTATCGCGACGTCGTGGGCCTGTTCTCGTACGTCGTCGAGACCGAACGGCGGTTCTACCTCGCCAACAACGTCGACGTGCAGGTGCGCTCGACGGGTGGAGAGGTCTTCTTCGAGCTCACCCTCTCCGACGCCTGGGTCTGGGACGTCTACCGCTCGGCCCGGTTCGTGAAGTCGGTGCGGGTCGTGACGTTCAAGGACGTCAACATCGAGGAGCTCGCGAAGCGCGAGCTCGAGCTGCCGTAG
- the lepB gene encoding signal peptidase I — protein MTTHSAGTPDPATPLPAHRRRLRGDAASTANATPEEILPATPETPTAHEDPLPPSFPPSDGVRAMPPRPEVAGGAAPTVRGAATKGHGAAPHSKVTKPVKGGWLRESVTVMVCALVLSILIKTFLAQAFYIPSGSMENTLAVGDRVMVNKLAPGPFDLDRGDIVVFVDPGGWLGDLPPDARPEWQQTMTEVLTFVGLLPQDAGHHLIKRLIGLPGDTVACCNDAGQLTVNGQAIEEPYLKPGTDPSDVEFKTTVDPDKIWVMGDNRSNSEDSRAHMGQPGGGMVPIKNVVGRAFVVLWPAERIKILNNPETTFANVPEPAL, from the coding sequence GTGACCACCCACAGCGCCGGGACGCCCGACCCCGCCACGCCGCTCCCGGCGCACCGGCGGCGCCTTCGTGGCGACGCCGCCAGCACGGCCAACGCCACGCCCGAGGAGATCCTCCCGGCCACCCCGGAGACCCCCACGGCGCACGAGGACCCGCTCCCGCCGAGCTTCCCGCCGTCCGACGGCGTCCGTGCCATGCCCCCGCGGCCGGAGGTCGCCGGCGGTGCCGCGCCGACGGTGCGGGGTGCCGCCACGAAGGGGCACGGCGCGGCCCCGCACTCCAAGGTCACGAAGCCGGTCAAGGGCGGCTGGCTGCGCGAGAGCGTCACCGTGATGGTGTGCGCGCTCGTGCTCTCCATCCTCATCAAGACGTTCCTGGCCCAGGCGTTCTACATCCCCTCGGGCTCCATGGAGAACACCCTCGCCGTGGGTGACCGGGTGATGGTCAACAAGCTCGCGCCGGGCCCCTTCGACCTCGACCGCGGCGACATCGTCGTGTTCGTCGACCCCGGCGGCTGGCTCGGTGACCTGCCGCCGGACGCGCGCCCCGAGTGGCAGCAGACCATGACCGAGGTCCTCACGTTCGTGGGTCTGCTCCCGCAGGACGCCGGGCACCACCTGATCAAGCGGCTCATCGGCCTGCCGGGCGACACCGTCGCGTGCTGCAACGACGCCGGTCAGCTCACCGTCAACGGCCAGGCGATCGAGGAGCCGTACCTCAAGCCCGGCACCGACCCCAGCGACGTGGAGTTTAAGACGACGGTCGACCCGGACAAGATCTGGGTGATGGGGGACAACCGGTCGAACTCCGAAGACTCCCGCGCCCACATGGGGCAGCCCGGCGGGGGGATGGTGCCGATCAAGAACGTCGTCGGGCGGGCCTTCGTGGTCCTGTGGCCGGCCGAGCGCATCAAGATCCTCAACAACCCCGAAACGACCTTCGCCAACGTGCCGGAGCCCGCTCTATGA